One Fundulus heteroclitus isolate FHET01 chromosome 11, MU-UCD_Fhet_4.1, whole genome shotgun sequence DNA segment encodes these proteins:
- the coro6 gene encoding coronin-6 codes for MSRSIVRQSKFRHVFGQAVKAEQAYDDIRVSKVTWDSSFCAVNPKFLAVIVESSGGGAFLVLPLSKTGRVDKNYPLVIGHSGPVLDIDWCPHDDNILASCSEDCTAMVWQIPDHSLTRPLSDPVVVLEGHSKRVGIVSWHPTARNILLTAGSDNLIIIWNVGTGEPLISMDDHPDLIYSVSWNRNGSLFCTTCKDRRLRVCDPRKREVVAERLAPHEGIRPMRAIFIRDGNIFTTGFTRMSQRELGLWDPTNFEEPIALLELDTSNGVLLPYYDADANMVYLCGKGDSSVRYFEITEEVPYVHYLNTFSSKEPQRGMGFMPKRGVDVTKCEIARLYKLLDKKCEPITMTVPRKSDLFQDDLYPDTAGPDPAMEPEEWLDGRDEDPILISLRGGYVPPKSRELKVSKKNVLDSRPTTRRSMSTLDTNSLPPQLLERLLEELQNLKATVLSQEKRICDLENKLSQYTNGTA; via the exons ATGAGTCGCAGCATCGTGCGGCAGAGTAAGTTTCGCCACGTCTTCGGGCAGGCTGTCAAAGCTGAGCAAGCTTACGATGACATCCGGGTCTCTAAGGTGACGTGGGACAGCTCCTTCTGCGCCGTCAATCCAAAGTTCCTGGCCGTCATCGTTGAGTCCAGCGGAGGAGGAGCGTTTCTTGTCCTGCCCCTCTCAAAG ACAGGCCGTGTGGATAAGAACTACCCGCTGGTAATTGGCCACTCTGGACCCGTCCTGGATATCGATTGGTGCCCTCACGATGACAACATCTTGGCCAGCTGCTCGGAAGACTGCACAGCAATG GTTTGGCAGATCCCAGATCACTCCCTAACCCGTCCTCTTTCCGATCCCGTTGTCGTGCTCGAGGGACACTCCAAGCGAGTCGGCATCGTCAGCTGGCACCCTACCGCTCGCAACATCCTCCTCACTGCCG GCAGTGACAATCTGATAATAATATGGAACGTGGGCACAGGCGAACCTCTCATCTCCATGGACGACCACCCAGACCTCATCTACAGCGTCAGCTGGAACCGAAACGGCAGCTTGTTTTGCACCACCTGCAAGGACCGACGCCTGCGTGTCTGTGACCCCCGAAAGAGGGAAGTGGTGGCG GAACGTCTGGCACCACATGAGGGCATCCGACCAATGAGAGCCATTTTCATCCGAGACGGAAACATCTTCACGACTGGATTCACCCGGATGAGCCAGAGAGAGCTCGGCCTCTGGGACCCG ACAAACTTTGAAGAGCCTATAGCACTTTTGGAATTGGACACGAGTAACGGAGTGTTGTTACCATATTATGACGCCGATGCAAACATGGTCTACCTGTGTGGGAAG GGAGACAGCAGTGTCCGTTACTTTGAGATTACAGAGGAGGTGCCGTACGTCCATTACCTCAACACCTTCAGCAGTAAAGAGCCCCAGAGAGGCATGGGCTTCATGCCAAAGAGAGGTGTGGACGTCACCAAATGTGAGATTGCACG GTTATACAAGCTGCTTGACAAAAAGTGTGAGCCCATCACCATGACAGTTCCTAGAAAA TCGGACCTCTTCCAGGATGATCTGTACCCTGACACAGCAGGGCCAGATCCTGCCATGGAGCCTGAAGAGTGGTTGGATGGCCGTGATGAAGATCCCATCCTGATCTCTTTGAGGGGTGGCTACGTGCCGCCGAAGAGCCGCGAGCTAAAAGTGTCAAAGAAGAACGTGCTGGACTCCAGACCTACCACCAGACGTAGCATGTCCACTTTGGACACCAACAGCTTGCCT CCCCAGCTGCTTGAGAGGCTACTCGAGGAGCTTCAGAACCTGAAGGCCACAGTTTTGTCACAGGAGAAGCGGATCTGTGACTTGGAGAATAAGCTTTCCCAGTACACCAATGGCACCGCCTGA